tattttatttatggAAAACGTTACtctgaaaaataaaaaccaaattaactgtgtttaaaactaaatatgtTTACCTGTTGACAGTTCACTTGAGTGAACTATTGGTACTGCTATTGAATTTATACATATAAGCAATATTTTAAACTAATTACTTTAAAATACTAGTTTCTGATTAATACATACGGTCGTAAATCGACAGTCGACACGCTAGGGCTTGAGTTGAGTGTATGGAAACAGTTCGATTTGCATTGTTAGAATATTTCATAAGTCAGAACAGCtctatatattttcttattttctctatATACTCTCGTGATATGTTCGAACTTAGACAATTTATCAGTTTATATCTTGTGATTCTTTAAACttagtattattttctttaagCGCAttctaattgttttcatttttctatacTATTCATGCTGTTAGGTGCAAATATATAGACTTAGAATCGGATTATCGCCCAATGAATGACCTTTGCCAAAAATGCAGCGATACCGATACTCGTGGACATGGACCTGACGATACAATGGTGGGATATAATCATATTCGAAACATTGACGGACTCTGGTTAAATTGGACTACAGAATTTTATAATTACGAACCTAGACCTTCATGTCCCCACAACTGCAGCGGCAAGTACTTGTACTGCGACAAAAGTTTCGACGCTTCGAAGTATCCTGATGGAATCTGCGTAACTAGAACAAAGAGTGCAGCCACCTGTAACAACCTCCGAGTTAAGAGAGACACAAAATCATTGACGCCCTCAATTTCCTGTGATAGGCCGGGAAACAAATTTGAAGTTTTACACGGCGATGGTAGAAATAGGCGCATGTCGGTAAAGACGGCTTTGGAAAAGCTTAAACTGTTCGCCAGTGAGTTATGTAGTATTTGTCGTCTTGTCTGTTTATGATGATATGAAACATGCACTGCCTTCAACTTTTCCTCAGATAGCATTAGGAGAGTCAAACAGCTTTGGGGTTTATTTTTTCGTTATTCAGA
The genomic region above belongs to Mercenaria mercenaria strain notata unplaced genomic scaffold, MADL_Memer_1 contig_3692, whole genome shotgun sequence and contains:
- the LOC128553304 gene encoding putative tyrosinase-like protein tyr-3, which codes for MVHDWVGGDMGIVLNSAFDPIFYMHHAYIDYIFEEFRNHQKQAERCKYIDLESDYRPMNDLCQKCSDTDTRGHGPDDTMVGYNHIRNIDGLWLNWTTEFYNYEPRPSCPHNCSGKYLYCDKSFDASKYPDGICVTRTKSAATCNNLRVKRDTKSLTPSISCDRPGNKFEVLHGDGRNRRMSVKTALEKLKLFATSFLGTKKSTEKAENESRPCITGIIFGIGFGIETVVIIALIAYICLKYAQLSGGGQYITTSTQDAL